The Microcaecilia unicolor chromosome 3, aMicUni1.1, whole genome shotgun sequence nucleotide sequence GGCAAAATCAGTTATGGCCAGTGCGGTGATGTGATGAGGGCCCTGGGTCAGAATCCTACCAATGCTGAAGTTATGAAGGTTCTGGGCAACCCAAAGCCTGAAGGTGAGTGGAGAGAGGGTGTCCAAGCACAAAACTCAGATCCTGAACCTCCACAACTCTCCCTCAGTGTTGTAAAGACAGCCTTTTTGGTTGATTTCTGATGTACTTGGAAAACATTCCCTGCTACATTCAATATAGTTTCCTTTTGATGCTAGAGGACCCTCTAGCTTTGAAGTTGGGATGGAAAAATTGTGGGTGCAGGTCATGTGGCCACTTTGAAGGAACAGATGCCATTGGTGAAAGAGTGGAGTATTGGTGTGGATGTGGCAGCAGCAGGAAGATTCTCCCAAGGGAATACGGTGGGGGTGGAGCTTGGGGCAGGTTCTTTCCTGTCACGAGAGGGTGAGAAGAGAATTTCTATAACTCATTGAGGTTCATGTGTAGCACAAGTTGTGTAGAATGGTGAAAGACTAATACTTTAATGTATTATATTTTCATTCTGCTGTTATAAGGATGCCAATATTTTGCAAGGTATTGGAATCGCCTCCCAAAGGATGTACAGAGCCCAAAAATGACAAGAGTGCCTAGCCGCCTATGAACATTCTTCCTTTTTGTTTCCTCTACCCATTTCACCTTAGTTTATTCATCTGTCTAaagtaggggttctcaacccagactaGTTCACACCCAGCcagctaggttttcaggatatgtgtgtacgagagagatttgcacagaATGGAGGGTACTGCATGCAGTCTTAATTCACTGTGGGtaaactgaaaacctgactgggttgagaacccctggtcttaAAGTGCATCTGTTCCATTTCTCTCAGTGGGTTTCAGCAGAGTAGTAGATCCATGATGTTTAGAGttaatgtgaggggggggggggggagattcggTTCTGAGCAGCTGGTTGGGTCAGGTACAGGGAATAAATGTTTTCGCTGCTCTTCAGTATCAGTGGCTTCTCCCCATCTCCTGCAGACCAAGCCCTTTTTCTTGTAAGTGTCAGGTGAAGGGAGGTTGCCTGCTCAGTaactttattacatttgtatcccacattttgccacctttttgcaggctcaatgtggcttacattatgccgtaatgataATCActatttccggcatgagaaatacaaaacagtttaacattaaagttcataaatgatgaaGTAAATTGTTGAGTATGTTGGGTAGAAAGATCAGTTCAAGCATGAGAGGTAaaggggtacataagtaatgccatactgagaaaagaccaaaggcccatcaagcccagcatcctgtccccgacagcagccaatccaggtcaagggcacctgacaagcttcccaaacatacaaacattctatacatgttattcccgaaatcgtggatttttcccaagtccatttagtagcggtctatttaaactctgccaagctaaccgccttcaccatgttctccagcaacgaattccagagtttaattacacattgggtgaagaaaaagtttctcctatttgttttaaatttactacactgtagtttcatcgcatgccccctagtcctactacttttggaaagcgtgaacagacgcttcacatccacctgttccactccactcattattttatatacctctatcatgtctcccctcagccgtctcttctccaagctgaaaagccctagcctccttagtctttcttcatagggaagccgtctcatccccgctatcattttcgttgcccttcgctgcaccttttccaattccactatatctttcttgagatgcagcgaccagaattggagccatggagtgatacagtggcattataacagcctcacacctgttttctatacctttcctaatagtacccaacattctattcgctttcctagccacagcagcacactgagcagaaggtttcagtgtattatcaactacgacacccagatccctttcttggtctgtaactcctaacgtggaaccttgcatgatgtagctataattcgggttcttttttcccacatgcatcaccttgcacttgctcacattaaacgtcatctgccatttagccgcccagactcccagtttcgtaaggtccgcttgtaatttttcagaatcctctcgtatgatgcgttaatgttcattggtgaaaaTTGATTGAAGCAGTTAGGTGTATAGAATTCGATTTTATCTGGTTGTGGTAGAGTTATGATGTTAGGTCATTATGATGGTTCATTATGGTATATTTTttcaaacaggttggtctttagtagtttccggaaggctgtTTAGGTCATGCatagtttttaaggcttttggtattgcattccatagttgcgtgctgatgtaggagaagctggatgaatatattgatttatattgaagtcctttacaactggggtagtggaggttcaagaatgtgcatgctgatctttttgagttcctggttggtaaatcgataaggtctgacatatatgccgGGGCCTCgctatgaataattttatgaaccagggtacatatTTTAAACGTAATTCGTTCTTTcagggggagccagtgtagtttttctcttaggggtttggcactttaatatttcgcttttccaaatatgagtctggctgcagtgttttgagtggTTTGGAGCTTTTTAATGATTTAAATTTCCTGAAGATAGTggtcaaagtgtgtgtgtgtgtgtgggggggggggggggggtgcacctgCAGGTCCAAAGCCTTGGCTGTGTTCAGGTGTCTTTGTGCTCTGATCATGTGCCTTTTTGtcttcagaattgaacacaaagatGTTGGACTTTGAACGTTTCCTGCCCATGCTGCAGACTATTGCCAAGAACAAGGAGCAGGGCACTCTGGAGGACTTTGTGGAGGGGCTCCGGGTCTTTGACAAGGAGGGGAATGGAACAGTGACAGGAGCTGAGCTTCGCCATGTCCTTTGTACCCTGGGTAAGTTgcagtcacttttttttttttttttttttgagaaaaaaagcaGGCCCTAATGAAGGGCCCTGTAGGCCTGAGGAGAGGTGTGGGCTTAGGAGAACTACAGTTAAAAGCCATAACCCCATACAGTTGGAGATCAGTTCTGTGTGACCTGGATTCAGCCTGTACACTCTTCAGGTTATatttgctgttggggggggggggggggggggggggggatgtggaatCAATTACTTGTCAAAATTAGTACAATGTATTAACTATGGTGTGTTTCAATTCttctaaatgtaataaattttGTAGCTCCAGGGAATGCTCTGTTTACTTCCTGTAAACCGCATAGAACTCTATTTGGGGTAATTGAATTGAATGTTCTGAGCGTTTGAGGGGAGAAATTTTGGAGTGGTTTAATAGACTTGGTGGCCTTGGCTTAGACCTACCTTTGAGGTCACTCATGACCCTCTTAACTTTCTTGCAGGTGAGAAGATGGCAGATGAGGAAGTGGAGATGCTCTTGGCTGGACATGAGGATTCCAATGGCTGTATCAATTATGAAGGTGAGAGGAGAAGGTTGACATGAGCTGGTTTGTGAGGGCAAAGTTATTTCAAAGGATTAAGTAAATGCTGCTATGTGGCTTAGTTTCTTAGTGCTTGGCatttagtgtgggggggggggggtgaatcttttgacccaaacataTTGGCTTATAGTAAAACAAATTGTTAATGAAGGTTGTATATAACTTTTGTTGTGTAAGTGAATATGATATACTTTTAAACAGGACCCTGACACTTGTGTAGTGACGGTTCATTTCTCTTAATGTGATGAGTGCTTGTTTCAAAGACTTTATGCTGTTTAGAAGGTTGCAGTGGCCATTGGACTTGCCCAGCTTTTGTGCTTCCTGGTTTCACACTTGCAGGGCTTGTGTGATTGTGCTGAATTATTTTACAGTTTGAGGATTGATATGTCTTTCTTTCCTTCTGCAGCATTTGTCAGGCACATCATGTCTGCGTGAGAGGCTCCTTGGGGTAGGCCTCAGCaattttttctgctgtattattaaatttagtttttttaaagtattctttccctttttttccGTTAAATCTCATCAGCATGCCTCTGCATGGAGCTGACTTGAAATCTGTATATCATTTTTTCCATATATATATcatttttgcatatatatatagtagATTAACAGATTCTGGCCTGAATGAGGCTGCTCTGACCTGTCTTAATTCTAACCAGAGGCAAACCTTAGCTTGGTAACTCCCAGTCTAACTGGTCCATGGTGAAGATTGGGCCTAAGCTACTGTCCAGCTTCCAAACTGCTGGTGTCTTTAATGAAGGCTGGCTTTGATTTGAGCATGTCAAGTAGTTCAGTTGGTGCTCTCTGTGTCTCCTTTGAAAAAGTAGAGACTGCCTGGCCCCTTCCCCTGCTGATGTGATCAGGGTGGCTGCTGCCTGACttctttcctgcctttttccttttttttttttttttttaatctcactgTGCTGTGATTGAACTTCTGGAACAGACCCTAATTATAGAGAGCAGGTTTGTGTACTGTCTAGCGACTCCATACCCCCCTCAGTACATAGGGGAAAAAGAGGCTTAGTGCAGAGTAAGAATGATGCCGATGTATATGCCACCAGTGGTAAAGGTGGTACACAAAATGGACTATCTATACCAGATGACAAAACTTACAGCAATACGGAATGGTCAAgtgtccaatttttttttaaatctgggacAAATATAGAGTGGAGAGCCCACTCAGGGACTGACTTGGATGCTCCACAACTGGTGGTCCCATTGCTATAAAGGTTGAATGTAAGGAGTATTTCCCACGTAAAAGAATGCTGAAGTTGAACTACATAAGACCATGTAACTTTTATTTCAAGCAAAAGGGGTAGGGGAGGGCACAGAGGGGGTAAGGGAGGAGTACGAGTTATATGTGTATAGCTTAACAATATGCTTTATTGATGTTaatactgctaactccagaccgttccttttccctcgcggcaccttatgcctggaatacacttcctgagcctgtatgtctagctccatctctacctgttttcaaatctatgctgaaatcccatcttttcaccactgcttttggctcctagccactactcaattgccctccccttgttcctttctcacccagtacttccctcgtccttaattgtcttgtctgtctgtatatttttagattgttagctctattgagcagggactgtctctcttctactactactactactactactactactactactactactaaacatttctagagcgctactagggttacgcagcgctgtacaaattaacaattaaggacagtccctgctcggaagagcttacaatctaaaggacgaaatgtcaagttggggtagttaagttttcttgattaggtgccgaaggcgacattgaagaggtgggctttgagcattgatttgaagatgggtaaggagggggcacggcgtataggctcagggagtttgtgtcaggtgttcagcgctgcgtgtgtctggtagcactatacaaatgctaataatacaaaattttctcaataaaaatattggaaaaaaaaaaaagaatgatgcCGATGATAAGACACAACAGAGGTAGAGCAGTTTAGATGATCTGAATTTGCTGTCTGTACTGCTTTCCCTGTAGGTTTAGGTGGGGATTGAATGAATTGGATTTAATGACTTGTTTTTCCTTATcggagctgaaggtgagttacaaactgtacctgaatttgtaAGCCTGTGTGGAATGGACACTACATCCTTCATCACCTCAGCTGAAAGTTTAGAAGTGACTTACTCCTCAATCTTTTGGCCATCAACAAAGCtttaattgtttttttctgaTTCTTGGCCTGTTCTTTAGGCAGTTAAGTGGCCACTCCGCTGTGGGTCTGTGTTCTGTATTCAGGGCAGCCTTGCTGTGGAAGAACTCTCTCTGTAATTAACCTGTAACGTGAGCtgcccttctcttcttctttCGCCTTCAGTATAGGCTGCATAATCTGATATGTCCTCTGTTCCTTCCCCAGAGCTGGTGCGAGCAGTGATGAGTGCCTGATGCTTCTGAGGATGACCATTTCCAGCTTTATTCTGTTCTGTTTTAAAATACTTCTTTGTTAGAGACCTACTTAAGCTGCACCTTTCTGCATGCACCCCTTCTGGCAGCTGGAAAGGAGCTCTCTTCACCCATTTGACACTTAAAGTCCTGCTATCAACGGAGGCACAATCTTCCATAACGTCTGTAAAGAGGAAGGCACTGATCATGTCCTAATCAAGATGCAATAAAGCAAAATAAGTTATTTTCTGTAATaaagaaatcatttttaaaattctgtgctttgagtttcatgttttttttttttgtttttttttgcaaggtATACATTTCTATTTGTATGCTACCCTCAAGCCTTTCTTGCGCTATCCATTCTTACAAAGCCTTTTAATATACTCTAGTCTCTGGCTCTTCATAACTGTCAGCTTTAACCGTGGCTAGTCTACAGGAGGCTTGTTCTGTGCAAAAAAAAGCCTCGGGGAAAACGACTGCTTACTTAGGGTGTCtcttactaaggcacactaaaattgtgggtacgctaaacgttagagacactgCTGCAtccctatggatgtctctaacttTTAGattcgtgccttagtaaaagaccctctgggTCTTGTAAAGCTGTTCCTGACCTATAATGGGTGTTTATCT carries:
- the LOC115465911 gene encoding myosin light polypeptide 6-like isoform X2, which encodes MCDFSEDHIAEIKEAFYLCDRTGDGKISYGQCGDVMRALGQNPTNAEVMKVLGNPKPEELNTKMLDFERFLPMLQTIAKNKEQGTLEDFVEGLRVFDKEGNGTVTGAELRHVLCTLGEKMADEEVEMLLAGHEDSNGCINYEAFVRHIMSA
- the LOC115465911 gene encoding myosin light polypeptide 6-like isoform X1; the encoded protein is MCDFSEDHIAEIKEAFYLCDRTGDGKISYGQCGDVMRALGQNPTNAEVMKVLGNPKPEELNTKMLDFERFLPMLQTIAKNKEQGTLEDFVEGLRVFDKEGNGTVTGAELRHVLCTLGEKMADEEVEMLLAGHEDSNGCINYEELVRAVMSA